Genomic window (Dolosigranulum savutiense):
TGCTCAGTCTGTTCAGCACCAGATTCTGTATCGGTTGTACCTTGATCTTGACATCCAGCTAAAATGGCTAATATTGCTGGAATAGCCAAATATTGACTCCACTTTTTCATTATTAAGTCCTCCTGTTTTTTATGAGTTTTTACGCATTTTTCTTACATCTAATTTTAATATAACAAAACTTATAAATAAAATCAACAGTTATTATAAAAAAAACTTATAAAGATGAATTGATTGTGTCTCAACTGTGCTGTGCTATAATAATGTTAATGAGTTAATAGGAGGTTATTACATGCAAAAAGCACTAATTGTCATTGATTATACAAATGATTTCGTTCATGAAGAAGGGGCCTTAACAAGTGGAGAACCAGCCCAAGCGCTCCACGATTATATTGCCAATCAGATTAATGAATTTGCACAGGCCGATGAATTGATTGCTTTTATGGTTGACTTGCACCATGAAGGAGATACCTATCATCCGGAGACGGCATTATTCCCACCACATAATGTAGCAGGATCATCAGGGCGAGCACATTATGGAGAAATTGAATTACTTTATAATCAGTTAAAAGAAAAATCTAATGTTATTTATCGTGATAAGACGCGATATTCCTCTTTTGCGGGGACAGATTTAGCATTAAGATTGCGCGAACGGGGGATTAATGAGGTGCATCTTGTTGGCGTGGTGACTGATATTTGTGTGTTGCATACGGCAATCGATGCTTATAATTTAGGGTTTGATATTGTTGTACATGAACAAGGCGTCGCTAGTTTCAATGCGGCAGGGCATCAATGGGCCTTGGAACATTTTAAGCAAGCTTTGGGGGCAAAAGTTATTTAATTAGAATTATTATAAATAAAGCCATTAAACTTGCATTTGTTACGGAGTTAGATTATAATGAATATAGTTGATGAGGAAAGAATTTTTTAGGAGGAATGTTATAATGACTTCAGTTAACACAGTATTAGACAAAATTGTATCTACTCAAAATGTATTTTACGTACGGTTGCACCAATTCCACTGGTACGTAAAAGGACCCGACTTTTTTGACTTACATGTTAAGTTTGAAGAGTTATATGATGCAGTTACTGTTGACATGGATGAAGTAGCAGAACGTCTACTGACAGTCGGTGGAGCACCTTCAGCTACTTTTAGTGAATTTACAGAGAACTCAGTAATTTCTGAAAATGTTGAAGACAAAAATCTTTCTGCTATAGAAATGGCAGAAGCTGTTGTAGCAGATTTAAAAGCTTACACAGAATTACTAAAAGAAGGTATTGAATTAACGGACAAAGAAGGCGATGATGTATCGAATGATATGCTAATCGCTATTCGTGGTAATATGGATAAACAAATCTGGATGCTACAAGC
Coding sequences:
- a CDS encoding isochorismatase family cysteine hydrolase; translated protein: MQKALIVIDYTNDFVHEEGALTSGEPAQALHDYIANQINEFAQADELIAFMVDLHHEGDTYHPETALFPPHNVAGSSGRAHYGEIELLYNQLKEKSNVIYRDKTRYSSFAGTDLALRLRERGINEVHLVGVVTDICVLHTAIDAYNLGFDIVVHEQGVASFNAAGHQWALEHFKQALGAKVI
- a CDS encoding DNA starvation/stationary phase protection protein, translating into MTSVNTVLDKIVSTQNVFYVRLHQFHWYVKGPDFFDLHVKFEELYDAVTVDMDEVAERLLTVGGAPSATFSEFTENSVISENVEDKNLSAIEMAEAVVADLKAYTELLKEGIELTDKEGDDVSNDMLIAIRGNMDKQIWMLQAFLDSKTNVQA